From the genome of Onthophagus taurus isolate NC chromosome 5, IU_Otau_3.0, whole genome shotgun sequence, one region includes:
- the LOC111419930 gene encoding uncharacterized PE-PGRS family protein PE_PGRS54-like isoform X2, protein MNIIDLFRIATLFGFATASVLRSLEEDDQNAIEWFHLKNTNLNQFQCTQEGYFPDDKNCTIFYRCISNGQATLTPVKYDCGPGTVYEPTHQVCTHPYSSTRPECGGLDSSTISPSTIPSSTIPQSTFSPSTASISTSAPTYLPPSTEEIATKAPEASVSSTLGIKCNQEGFLGDPVNCQKFYRCVSDGRGGYNRYDFTCAENTVWNPTAIACDYPWNANRSNCGSSGMSSEGQPGEPGTPGQGGAGGIGGQGGGGGGGGGSGGNPGQPGAPGQGGAGGQGGGGGGGGRPGQGGAGGSGQGGAGGQGGGSGQPGAPGQDGAGGQGGGGGGRPGQGGAGGSGQGGAGGQGGGSGQPGAPGQGGAGGQGGGGGGGGRPGQPGRPGQGGAGGAGGSGQGGAGGQGGGSGQPGAPGQGGGAGKPGQPGKPGQGGAGGQGGGSGQGGAGGQGGGSGQPGTPGQNGSGGHGGAGGAGGSGGSGGQGGAGGQGGAGGNPGAPGQSGSGAIGGQGGTGGNPGQGGAGGTPGQPGAPGQSGSGGQGGAGGAGGNPGGSSTTPTPVGNKCTQEGYLADDADCMKFYRCVENGNGGYTQYSYTCAPGTVWDININSCNYPRSANRKDCKSNTNGEGTSDNQSGPGENGKPGTPGSPGSPGQSGTPGSPGTPGSPGQSGTPGGPGTPGSPGQSGIPGSPGQSGTPGGPGTPGSPGQSGTPGSPGQSGTPGSPGQSGTPGSPGQSGTPGGPGTPGSPGQSGTPAAPGSPGSPGTPGSPGSSGSPGTSSTPSTPSSPGITSPTPTGPPITPTPVGKTCKQEGYLGDNEDCTKFYRCVDNGSGGYIQYSYSCAPGTVWDTNLSTCNYPNAANRNDCKVNLNGNGGQSESSGGSGAPGSPGAPGSPGSPGTPGVPGSPGQSGNGDQGSSGQPGTPGSPGSAGIPGSPGTPGTPGSSHGNENQGGSSPSPPSTPETTVTTVTPTPVGKICTNEGYLADSEDCMKFYRCVENGNGGYYQHSYTCAPGTVWDTNLSTCNYPGTANRKDCKINSNGGSSGSPGQGGNGGQGGDGGNGGQGGNGGQGGNGGQGGSGGQGEPGTPGQGGDGGNGGQGGQGELGTSGQSGNGGQGGNGGQGGNGGQGGDGGQGGNGGQGGQGELGTPGQSGNGGQGGDGGQGGNGGQGGAGGQGGNGGQGGESGQPGNSKPPTSPATPTGTTESTNSGQISTPTPIGKTCSQEGYLADSEDCMKFYRCVPNGSGSYHQYSYNCAPGTVWDTNLSTCNYPNAANRQDCKMNNGGGQTGESGSLGQDGSPGQSGTPGTPGSPGTPGQGGSGGTPGSSGQPGTPGTPGQGGSGGTPGTPGTPGQGGGGGSGSPSTPGENQTNTPEPTSISTPSPTSPPTPSPIGKTCTQEGYMGDSEDCMKFYRCVPNGSGSYHQYSYNCAPGTVWDVNLSTCNYPNAANRKGCKTTISGSQTTESGSETPPTPGQGGSGGTPGSSGQPGTPGSSGQPGTPGSSGQPGTPGQSGSDGTTGLQTSTPIPTGPPTPSPIGKTCTQEGYLGDSEDCMKFYRCVDNGSGGYTQYSYNCAPGTVWDNNLSACNYPNAANRKDCKSNVNGGGQPGTPGQGGSGGTPGSPGQPGTPGQGGSGGTPGIPGQPGTPGTPGQGGSGGTPGSPGQPGTPGTPGQGGSGGTPGSPGQPGTPGTPGQGGSGGTPGIPGQPGTPGTPGTAGQGGSGGIPGSPGQPGQGGSGGKPVTPSQPGAPGIPGSPGQGGSSGTPGTPGKPGENQQTSTQATPSTQSPTPTPSGPPTPSPVGKKCTQEGYLGDSEDCMKFYRCVDNGSGGYTQYPYNCGPGTVWDNNLNTCNYPNAANRKDCKMNVNGDGQPGSPGQSGSGGTPGSPGQPGTPGSPGQPGTSGTPGAAGSGGTPGSPGQPGTPGQAGSGGTPGSPGKPGTPGQGGTPGTPGSPGQPGTPGTPSTPGNAGSLSSTTQSPSIPSPIGKTCTQEGYMGDNEDCMKFYRCVDNGNGGYVQYTYNCAPGTVWDNNLSTCNYPNAANRENCKNNGGYQPGQGGSPGSPGTPGSPGLPGQGGNGGQGGSGGSPGSPGSPGLPGQGGNGGQGGNGGSPGSPGTPGSPGLPGQGGNGGQGGSGGSPGSPGSPGLPGQGGNGGQGGSGGSPGSPGTPGSPGLPGQGGNGGSSGQQGTPGNAGQNGGFSSTTQSPSIPSPIGKTCTQEGYMGDSEDCMKFYRCVDNGNGGYIQYTYNCAPGTVWDNNLSTCNYPNAANRENCKNNGGYQPGQGGNGGQGATNGSPGSPGTPGSPGLPGQGGNGGQGGTGGSPGSPGTPGSPGLPGQGGNGGQGGSGGLPGSPGSPGSPGQGGNGGQGGTGGSPGSPGTPGSPGLPGQGGSGGSPGSPGQGGNGGQGGTGGSPGSPGTPGSPGQGGNGGQNGQEGNSEPPIQNGCSTGAFRSHENDCKKFYKCSNGLDNVFTCPDGTIWDQDALTCNFPSAVKGKCGSNTQVVSTTSSPVITPMTTTNREVTSEKVESTTNPTQPNTATTVLPPCYNSTTKEEIKEPNKNCSSMAHGDFKPDVKNCHKYIRCSNGIEYSFECPSGLVWDQNILTCNYGNCSSSTQSIETTQSTQTTQTTPMTTEKFTTDSTTTIQTTNSQGTTEMMTSERFTTDSSTTQVLTQAPTQVTTITTENSIGSTMTTESTTQNVETTTGKYCTQDYRADENDCKKFYRCANNIESVMKCPEGTVWDEKKIICNYPSEVSGKCGSMTESTESSTQATTEMIPNSSTEITSTESITSSTLISTEMTTTQPNPTTEFGSTESSSLASTEMVTQPPTEPTRTENPPQNITANCPISNLTGSQVLLVCPTAFRRHPKYCDLFYQCMTSSNIDIKVSVFACPNGTLYDEERCQCSEPSETRPCDGEYHPEERGFLPDDELAPIMVGNQGNLCPFEGYFELEEDGRKGRCSSMFLKCSKNVSKIGRYEPVLMQCPIGFAFWSVSRRCERKSKLLECEGVEGDAGRNFRWNLPIENVNVSYYKKRNVLKK, encoded by the exons ATGAATATCATCGATTTATTCCGGATAGCAACTCTATTTGGTTTTGCGACAGCCTCTG TGCTTCGTTCTTTAGAAGAAGACGATCAAAACGCGATCGAATGGTTTCActtaaaaaatactaatttaaaCCAATTTCAATGCACGCAAGAAGGATATTTTCCcgatgataaaaattgtacCATTTTCTATCGATGTATTTCAAACGGGCAAGCAACTCTGACGCCTGTCAAATATGATTGTGGACCAGGAACTGTTTATGAACCAACCCATCAAGTTTGTACCCATCCATATTCAAGTACTCGACCGGAATGTGGTGGATTAGATTCATCGACGATATCACCATCAACGATTCCATCATCAACGATTCCACAATCAACATTCTCGCCATCAACTGCGAGTATTTCAACATCAGCTCCGACTTATTTACCACCGAGCACTGAAGAAATCGCAACAAAAGCACCAGAAGCTTCAGTTTCGAGCACTTTGGGAATTAAATGTAATCAAGAAGGATTTTTGGGAGATCCCGTCAACTGCCAAAAGTTTTATAGATGTGTGTCAGATGGGAGAGGAGGTTATAATCGATACGATTTTACTTGTGCTGAAAATACGGTTTGGAATCCGACGGCTATCGCTTGTGATTATCCTTGGAACGCAAATCGATCAAATTGTGGAAGTAGTGGAATGTCGTCAGAAGGACAACCTGGAGAACCTGGGACTCCAGGACAAGGTGGTGCAGGAGGTATTGGGGGACAAGGAGGTGGAGGTGGTGGTGGAGGAGGAAGTGGAGGAAATCCTGGACAACCTGGAGCTCCAGGACAAGGTGGTGCTGGTGGTCAAGGAGGTGGAGGTGGTGGGGGAGGAAGACCAGGACAAGGTGGTGCTGGTGGATCTGGACAAGGTGGAGCTGGTGGTCAAGGAGGTGGATCTGGACAACCTGGAGCTCCAGGACAAGATGGCGCAGGAGGTCAAGGAGGTGGTGGGGGAGGTAGACCAGGACAAGGTGGTGCTGGTGGATCTGGACAAGGTGGCGCTGGTGGTCAAGGAGGTGGATCTGGACAACCTGGAGCTCCAGGACAAGGTGGCGCAGGAGGTCAAGGAGGTGGAGGTGGTGGGGGAGGAAGACCTGGGCAACCTGGAAGACCAGGACAAGGTGGTGCTGGTGGTGCAGGTGGATCTGGACAAGGTGGCGCTGGTGGTCAAGGAGGCGGATCTGGACAACCTGGAGCTCCAGGTCAAGGAGGAGGTGCAGGAAAACCTGGACAACCTGGTAAACCAGGACAAGGTGGTGCTGGTGGTCAAGGTGGTGGATCTGGACAAGGTGGTGCTGGTGGTCAAGGAGGTGGATCTGGTCAACCTGGAACTCCAGGACAAAATGGTTCAGGCGGACATGGAGGTGCGGGTGGAGCTGGAGGAAGTGGTGGTTCGGGTGGCCAAGGAGGTGCTGGGGGACAAGGTGGTGCAGGAGGAAATCCAGGTGCACCAGGACAAAGTGGTTCGGGTGCAATTGGAGGACAAGGTGGGACTGGGGGAAATCCTGGACAAGGTGGAGCTGGTGGAACTCCTGGGCAACCTGGTGCGCCAGGCCAAAGTGGTTCTGGAGGTCAGGGAGGTGCAGGAGGTGCTGGTGGCAATCCAGGAG GGTCTTCCACAACCCCTACTCCAGTTGGAAATAAATGCACTCAAGAAGGATATTTAGCTGATGATGCAGACTGTATGAAGTTCTATAGATGCGTCGAAAACGGAAACGGAGGTTACACTCAATACTCGTACACCTGCGCACCCGGAACCGTTTGGGACATCAACATAAACAGCTGCAATTATCCTAGATCTGCGAATCGAAAAGATTGTAAATCCAATACTAATGGGGAAGGAACATCGGACAATCAAAGTGGTCCAGGAGAAAATGGTAAACCGGGGACACCTGGAAGTCCAGGATCTCCAGGACAATCGGGAACACCAGGAAGTCCAGGAACACCAGGATCTCCTGGTCAATCAGGAACACCAGGAGGTCCAGGAACACCAGGATCTCCAGGTCAATCAGGAATTCCAGGATCTCCTGGTCAATCAGGAACACCAGGAGGTCCAGGAACACCAGGATCTCCTGGTCAATCAGGAACACCAGGATCTCCTGGTCAATCAGGAACACCAGGATCTCCTGGTCAATCAGGAACACCAGGATCTCCTGGTCAATCAGGAACACCAGGAGGTCCAGGAACACCAGGATCTCCCGGTCAATCAGGAACACCAGCAGCTCCAGGATCCCCAGGATCTCCAGGAACACCAGGATCTCCTGGATCTTCAGGAAGTCCAGGAACCTCAAGTACACCAAGCACTCCAAGTTCCCCAGGAATAACAAGTCCAACCCCAACAG GTCCACCAATAACACCAACTCCAGTAGGAAAAACGTGCAAGCAAGAAGGTTATTTAGGTGATAACGAAGACTGTACGAAATTCTACAGATGTGTGGATAATGGAAGTGGAGGTTATATTCAATATTCGTATTCGTGCGCCCCAGGAACAGTTTGGGATACCAACTTAAGCACATGCAACTATCCGAATGCTGCAAATCGAAATGATTGTAAAGTAAATCTAAATGGAAATGGAGGGCAATCGGAATCGTCTGGAGGTTCTGGAGCTCCGGGAAGTCCAGGTGCACCTGGAAGTCCAGGTTCTCCAGGAACGCCAGGAGTACCTGGAAGTCCTGGACAGAGTGGAAATGGAGATCAAGGAAGTTCTGGTCAACCAGGAACTCCAGGATCACCAGGAAGTGCAGGAATACCGGGAAGTCCGGGAACACCAGGAACACCAGGTAGTAGTCATGGAAATGAAAATCAGGGAGGTTCTAGTCCAAGTCCTCCAAGTACACCGGAAACAACCGTCACCACtg TGACACCAACACCAGTTGGAAAAATATGCACAAATGAAGGATATTTGGCTGACAGCGAAGACTGCATGAAGTTCTATAGATGCGTAGAAAATGGAAATGGTGGTTATTATCAACACTCTTACACCTGCGCACCTGGAACGGTTTGGGATACGAACCTAAGTACTTGTAATTACCCGGGAACTGCTAATCGCAAAGattgcaaaattaattcaaatggAGGAAGTTCAGGTTCACCTGGTCAAGGTGGTAATGGAGGACAAGGTGGAGACGGAGGAAATGGTGGACAAGGTGGTAATGGAGGACAAGGTGGAAATGGAGGACAAGGTGGAAGTGGTGGTCAAGGTGAACCAGGAACTCCTGGGCAAGGTGGAGATGGAGGAAATGGCGGACAAGGTGGTCAAGGTGAATTAGGAACTTCTGGACAAAGTGGGAATGGAGGACAAGGTGGAAATGGTGGGCAAGGAGGAAATGGTGGACAAGGAGGGGATGGAGGCCAAGGTGGCAATGGAGGACAAGGTGGTCAAGGTGAATTAGGAACTCCTGGGCAAAGTGGGAATGGAGGACAAGGTGGAGATGGTGGGCAAGGAGGAAATGGTGGACAAGGTGGGGCTGGAGGCCAAGGTGGAAATGGAGGCCAAGGCGGTGAATCTGGTCAACCAGGAAATTCAAAACCACCAACATCACCAGCAACTCCTACAGGAACCACAGAATCTACGAATTCAGGCCAAATAT caACACCTACACCCATTGGCAAAACATGTTCCCAAGAAGGTTACTTAGCCGACAGCGAAGACTGCATGAAATTTTACAGATGCGTGCCGAATGGATCCGGAAGTTATCATCAATATTCATATAACTGCGCTCCTGGTACTGTTTGGGACACCAACTTAAGCACGTGTAATTATCCGAACGCTGCAAATCGGCAAGATTGTAAGATGAATAATGGTGGAGGTCAAACTGGAGAAAGTGGAAGTCTAGGACAAGATGGAAGTCCTGGTCAATCAGGTACTCCAGGTACCCCCGGAAGCCCAGGAACTCCAGGTCAAGGTGGAAGTGGTGGTACACCAGGAAGTTCAGGTCAACCAGGTACTCCAGGAACTCCTGGGCAAGGTGGAAGTGGTGGTACACCAGGAACTCCTGGAACTCCAGGACAAGGTGGAGGAGGAGGTTCTGGATCTCCTAGCACACCAGGAGAAAATCAAACAAATACACCAGAACCAACATCAATATCAACGCCATCTCCAACaa GCCCACCAACGCCAAGTCCAATTGGAAAAACGTGCACCCAAGAAGGATACATGGGAGATAGTGAAGATTGCATGAAATTCTATAGATGTGTTCCAAACGGATCAGGAAGTTACCACCAATATAGTTATAACTGCGCTCCGGGCACCGTCTGGGATGTTAACTTAAGCACTTGTAATTATCCAAATGCTGCTAATCGAAAAGGCTGCAAGACAACTATTAGTGGAAGTCAAACTACAGAAAGTGGAAGTGAAACACCTCCCACTCCAGGACAAGGTGGAAGTGGTGGTACGCCAGGAAGTTCTGGGCAACCTGGTACTCCAGGTAGTTCTGGGCAACCTGGTACTCCAGGAAGTTCAGGGCAACCAGGAACTCCAGGACAAAGTGGAAGTGATGGTACTACAGGATTACAAACTTCAACGCCAATCCCAACAG GTCCGCCAACTCCTAGTCCAATTGGAAAAACGTGCACTCAAGAAGGATACTTGGGTGATAGCGAAGATTGCATGAAGTTCTATCGATGCGTGGATAATGGAAGCGGAGGTTACACTCAGTACTCTTATAATTGCGCGCCTGGAACCGTTTGGGATAACAACTTGAGCGCGTGTAATTATCCCAATGCAGCAAATCGAAAAGACTGCAAGTCGAATGTTAATGGAGGTGGTCAACCTGGAACTCCAGGACAAGGTGGAAGTGGTGGTACTCCAGGAAGTCCGGGACAACCAGGAACTCCAGGACAAGGTGGAAGTGGTGGTACTCCAGGAATTCCAGGACAACCAGGTACACCAGGAACTCCAGGACAAGGTGGAAGTGGTGGTACTCCAGGAAGTCCGGGACAACCAGGAACTCCTGGAACTCCAGGACAAGGTGGAAGTGGTGGTACTCCAGGAAGTCCGGGACAACCAGGAACTCCTGGAACTCCAGGACAAGGTGGTAGTGGTGGTACTCCAGGAATTCCAGGACAACCAGGTACACCAGGAACTCCTGGAACTGCAGGACAAGGTGGCAGTGGTGGTATTCCAGGAAGTCCAGGACAACCAG GTCAAGGTGGAAGTGGTGGTAAACCAGTAACTCCAAGTCAACCAGGTGCTCCGGGAATACCTGGATCTCCAGGACAAGGTGGAAGTAGTGGTACACCAGGAACTCCTGGCAAACCAGGAGAAAATCAACAAACAAGTACGCAAGCAACACCCAGCACTCAATCGCCAACCCCAACTCCATCTg GTCCACCAACTCCTAGTCCAGTTGGAAAAAAATGCACACAAGAAGGATATTTGGGTGATAGTGAAGATTGCATGAAATTCTATCGATGCGTGGATAATGGAAGCGGAGGTTATACTCAATATCCTTATAACTGCGGACCTGGTACTGTTTGGGATAACAATTTGAACACTTGTAATTATCCCAATGCTGCAAACCGAAAAGATTGCAAGATGAATGTTAATGGAGATGGTCAACCAGGAAGTCCAGGACAAAGTGGAAGTGGTGGTACACCAGGAAGTCCAGGACAACCAGGAACTCCAGGAAGTCCAGGACAACCAG gaacATCTGGCACCCCAGGGGCAGCTGGAAGCGGTGGTACGCCAGGAAGTCCAGGACAGCCAGGAACTCCAGGACAAGCTGGAAGTGGTGGTACTCCAGGAAGTCCAGGAAAACCAGGCACTCCAGGACAAGGTGGAACACCTGGTACTCCAGGAAGTCCAGGGCAACCAGGCACTCCAGGGACACCTAGTACTCCAGGCAATGCAGGAAGTTTGTCATCAACAACACAATCTCCATCAA TTCCAAGTCCTATTGGAAAAACATGCACTCAAGAAGGTTACATGGGAGACAACGAAGATTGCATGAAATTCTATCGATGCGTGGACAATGGAAATGGAGGTTACGTCCAATATACTTACAATTGCGCACCTGGAACTGTTTGGGATAACAACTTGAGCACTTGTAATTATCCAAATGCTGCCAATcgggaaaattgtaaaaataatggTGGATATCAACCAGGACAAGGTGGATCTCCAGGTAGTCCAGGAACACCAGGATCTCCTGGACTACCAGGACAAGGTGGAAATGGTGGACAAGGAGGCAGTGGTGGATCGCCAGGTAGTCCAGGTTCGCCAGGATTACCTGGGCAAGGCGGAAACGGAGGACAAGGAGGCAATGGTGGATCTCCAGGTAGTCCAGGAACACCAGGATCTCCTGGACTACCAGGACAAGGTGGAAATGGTGGGCAGGGAGGCAGTGGTGGATCGCCAGGTAGTCCAGGTTCGCCAGGATTACCTGGGCAAGGCGGAAACGGAGGACAAGGAGGCAGTGGTGGATCTCCAGGTAGTCCAGGAACACCAGGATCTCCTGGACTACCAGGACAAggtggaaatggaggaagcTCAGGTCAACAAGGTACTCCAGGCAATGCAGGACAAAATGGAGGTTTCTCATCGACAACGCAATCTCCATCAA TTCCAAGTCCTATTGGAAAAACATGTACTCAAGAGGGTTACATGGGAGACAGCGAAGATTGCATGAAATTCTATCGATGCGTGGACAATGGAAATGGAGGTTACATCCAATATACTTACAATTGCGCACCTGGAACTGTTTGGGATAACAACTTAAGCACTTGTAATTATCCAAATGCTGCCAATCgggaaaattgcaaaaataatGGTGGATATCAACCAGGACAAGGTGGAAACGGAGGGCAAGGAGCAACTAATGGATCTCCAGGAAGTCCAGGAACACCAGGATCTCCTGGACTACCAGGACAAGGTGGAAATGGAGGACAAGGCGGAACTGGTGGATCTCCAGGTAGTCCAGGGACACCAGGATCTCCTGGACTACCAGGACAAGGTGGAAATGGAGGACAAGGAGGTAGTGGTGGATTACCAGGTAGTCCAGGTTCGCCAGGATCACCTGGGCAAGGTGGAAATGGAGGACAAGGCGGAACTGGTGGATCTCCAGGTAGTCCAGGGACACCAGGATCTCCTGGACTACCAGGACAAGGAGGTAGTGGTGGATCGCCAGGATCACCTGGGCAAGGTGGAAACGGAGGACAAGGCGGAACTGGTGGATCTCCAGGTAGTCCGGGAACACCAGGATCTCCTGGTCAAGGTGGAAATGGTGGTCAAAATGGACAAGAAGGAAATAGCGAACCTCCTATACAAAATGGTTGCTCAACAGGAGCATTCAGAAGCCATGAAAatgattgcaaaaaattttataaatgctCCAACGGACTTGATAACGTTTTCACTTGCCCAGATGGAACAATTTGGGACCAAGACGCCCTCACCTGTAATTTCCCATCCGCTGTAAAAGGAAAATGCGGATCTAACACTCAAGTTGTTTCTACAACAAGTTCTCCAGTTATTACACCAATGACCACAACAAATCGCGAAGTGACAAGCGAAAAAGTTGAGAGTACCacaaatccaacccaacccaacaccGCCACCACCGTTCTTCCTCCTTGCTATAATTCCACCacgaaagaagaaattaaagagccgaataaaaattgttcctcaATGGCTCACGGCGATTTTAAACCAGACGTGAAGAATTGTCATAAATATATTCGGTGCAGCAATGGGATTGAGTATAGTTTTGAGTGCCCCAGTGGATTGGTTTGGGATCAAAACATATTAACTTGTAATTATGGAAATTGTTCATCTTCAACTCAAAGTATCGAAACAACTCAAAGTACTCAAACAACCCAAACAACTCCAATGACAACTGAAAAATTTACGACTGATTCAACGACAACAATCCAAACGACAAATAGTCAAGGCACAACGGAAATGATGACAAGTGAAAGATTTACAACAGATTCAAGCACGACTCAAGTACTAACTCAAGCACCAACTCAAGTTACTACGATTACCACGGAAAATTCCATTGGAAGTACAATGACAACTGAAAGTACCACTCAAAATGTGGAGACTACAACCGGAAAATACTGCACCCAAGACTACAGAGCTGATGAAAATGAttgcaaaaagttttatagATGTGCCAATAACATTGAATCTGTTATGAAGTGTCCAGAAGGTACAGTTtgggatgagaaaaaaattatttgtaactATCCAAGTGAAGTTAGCGGGAAGTGTGGAAGCATGACCGAATCAACTGAATCATCAACTCAAGCTACAACAGAAATGATCCCAAATTCATCTACCGAAATTACTAGTACTGAATCAATTACATCCTCGACGTTGATTTCGACTGAAATGACCACAACACAACCAAATCCAACCACTGAATTTGGAAGTACTGAATCATCAAGTTTGGCATCAACAGAAATGGTGACTCAACCCCCAACAGAACCTACCAGAACTGAAAATCCCCCTCAAAATATAACAGCGAATTGTCCCATTTCAAACTTGACAGGTTCTCAAGTTCTTTTAGTTTGCCCAACTGCTTTTAGGCGACACCCTAAATACTGCGACCTATTTTATCAATGCATGACATCATCGAATATTGATATAAAAGTATCAGTTTTTGCATGCCCCAATGGAACCTTATACGATGAGGAGCGCTGCCAATGTTCAGAACCTTCAGAAACGAGACCATGCGATGGTGAATATCACCCAGAAGAAAGAGGATTCTTACCCGACGATGAGTTAGCACCAATTATGGTTGGAAATCAAGGAAATTTATGTCCGTTTGAAGGTTATTTTGAGCTAGAAGAAGACGGAAGAAAGGGAAGGTGTTCGTCgatgtttttgaaatgttCCAAAAATGTTTCGAAAATTGGTAGATACGAGCCGGTTTTGATGCAATGCCCGATTGGATTCGCGTTTTGGTCCGTGAGTAGAAGATGTGAAAGGAAAAGTAAATTGTTGGAGTGTGAAGGGG